The genomic stretch TTTGTTGTGTTGGTCTTGCGATTTCTgcatatctttttttatcacAGAACAAATGTTCAGTAGATTTTGACTGGATACTAATCTGGGGATTGTAATGTTTTGTATCATAGGGTGTTTGTCTTTTTTCATTCTATTCAAATTATGACTTGATTTGGTTCTATAACTAACTTTGATTTTTCTCTTCTGTGAGATGCACTTCCGGTCATCATTTTGCCAAAATGCAGTTTTTGAGTTGGGTTTTATATATAAATGGACACCAAACGATTCATCCAGCTGGttgaggagaagaagaagaaaattatgGAGAGAAAGGAAGCTCCTTTAAAGTGGGAGCAGAAGCTGGAAGCTGCTGCAAAGGCCAAGGCTGAAGCTGAAGCTAAAGAGAGGAGGCTGAAGGCTGCAAAACATAAGAAAAGATCAGGATCCGACAGTGACAGTGATTATGACACTGATGATGAGGGTAAGAAGACCAGTAAAAGATCTCATAGGAAGCACAGGAAGCATTCTCATCATGACTCTGACCAtgagaaaaggaaagacaaaagttCCAAGCGCAGGGCTAAGAGACGGTCCTCAGAATCTAGTGATTTTAGTAGTGATGAATCTGAGAGCATCTCTGATGAGGAgaggagaagaaagaagaatcacAAGAAGCTAAAACATCGACGATCAAAATCAGATTCAAGTGATTCTGATTCTTCTGCTGATGAAATTAGCAAGAGGAAAAGGCATCACAAAAGGCATCGCCATTCAAAACATAGTGAATCAGACTTCTCTACTGATGAAGACGACAGTCCAGTTCGTAGAAGAGGTCATGGAAAGCATCACAGACGACACCGACGATCAGAACCTGGTGAATCTGACTCATCAAGTCATGATGCTCATCGTAAGAGAAGCCACAAAAGGAACCATAAACATCACAAGCGATCGCATAATGTGGAGTTGAGATCATCCGATTCTGATGATCCCAGCCATGGGCGAAGAAGCAGGTCACTGGGGAAGTACTCAGACGAAGATTCTGAAGTAGAAACAAAAAGATCAACACACAAGAAGCCCAACCACCAACCCCATCACTCACATGACAAACATCGGCACTACTTAGATGAGGAGAAAAATCATTCCCATCAGCGCTCGCCAAAAGTAAAT from Arachis stenosperma cultivar V10309 chromosome 9, arast.V10309.gnm1.PFL2, whole genome shotgun sequence encodes the following:
- the LOC130948664 gene encoding uncharacterized protein LOC130948664, with the protein product MDTKRFIQLVEEKKKKIMERKEAPLKWEQKLEAAAKAKAEAEAKERRLKAAKHKKRSGSDSDSDYDTDDEGKKTSKRSHRKHRKHSHHDSDHEKRKDKSSKRRAKRRSSESSDFSSDESESISDEERRRKKNHKKLKHRRSKSDSSDSDSSADEISKRKRHHKRHRHSKHSESDFSTDEDDSPVRRRGHGKHHRRHRRSEPGESDSSSHDAHRKRSHKRNHKHHKRSHNVELRSSDSDDPSHGRRSRSLGKYSDEDSEVETKRSTHKKPNHQPHHSHDKHRHYLDEEKNHSHQRSPKVNGDHEEGLEQTETDEKDGADSGSGAMIENNDDQIV